A portion of the Carya illinoinensis cultivar Pawnee chromosome 11, C.illinoinensisPawnee_v1, whole genome shotgun sequence genome contains these proteins:
- the LOC122281044 gene encoding protein MEI2-like 4 isoform X4, with product MESWSNVCNQQLPSHSLDRKKTVISGTKHESSLFSSSLSEIFSRKLRILGNEVPSYQPASAVFSHHDEELFESIEELEAQTNGNFLPDEDDLFSGMIDELGCSTHANSGDDFEDFDLFSSGGGMELEGDDRMYMGQKNFDYIRGLSNGQVGSNSSILGEHPSRTLFVRNINSNVEESELKTFFEQHGDIRMLYTACRHRGFVMISYYDIRAAQNAKRELQNKPLKRRKLDIHYSIPKDNPSERDINQGTLAVFNLDSSVSDDELRQIFGFYGEIKEIFDIPHKCHPKFIEFYDVRAAESALRALNRSDIAGKQIKVEPSHPGIARWCVMEQFEQEQDGRNVCQSPCKTLSPVCTARSPVSSYVENVFPHRSSGVLNNFSSPVRVASIGKQFGICDSNQSLNEIKFSNQCIPSFHPHSFPEYLDSSVNGSPCKISSHIADMAVSLGPKVAEGIDSRKIIKVSSNIRTMEPNAGVFGSLGNGSYPLHGHHHFTWNSCNSYQQHPSSPMIWGDSPSFATGVPAHHLPQMPGFPRGSHQLLNMSTVHCHVGSAPAVNPSLWDRQHSYLGESPEASGFHLGSLGSVGFPCSSQLDPIQISSRSTFSHAGRNCPDMLTNAGHHSQQMCHIFPEPIPMISMPTSFESPSERARSLSHHRNEANYLADKKQFELDIDCILRGEDGRTTLMIKNIPNKYTSKMLLVAIDEHCRGTYDFIYLPIDFKNKCNVGYAFINMTNPRQIISFHQAFNGKKWEKFNSEKVASLAYARIQGKAALIAHFQNSSLMNEDKRCRPILFRTDGPNAGDLVGLS from the exons ATGGAATCGTGGTCAAATGTGTGCAATCAGCAGCTGCCTTCTCATAGTTTGGACAGGAAGAAGACTGTTATTAGTGGCACCAAACATGAAAGTAGTTTGTTTTCAAGCTCATTGTCtgaaatatttagtagaaagt TGCGAATTTTGGGGAATGAGGTTCCATCTTATCAGCCTGCTAGTGCTGTTTTTTCCCACCATGATGAAGAGCTATTTGAATCTATTGAAGAACTTGAGGCCCAAACTAACGGAAATTTCCTTCCTGATGAAGATGACCTGTTTTCTGGCATGATTGATGAGCTGGGATGTAGTACTCATGCCAATAGTGGAGATGACTTCGAAGATTTTGATTTGTTCAGCAGTGGGGGAGGTATGGAATTAGAAGGGGATGATCGCATGTATATGGggcaaaagaattttgattatatCAGAGGCCTTTCCAACGGTCAAGTGGGTTCTAATAGCTCAATTCTTGGTGAACACCCATCTAGAACACTATTTGTGAGAAATATAAATAGCAATGTTGAGGAATCTGAATTAAAGACATTTTTTGAG CAACATGGAGATATTCGAATGCTGTATACTGCCTGCAGGCATCGTGGGTTTGTTATGATTTCTTACTATGACATAAGGGCAGCTCAAAATGCAAAGAGAGAACTTCAAAATAAGCCATTGAAGCGTAGGAAACTTGACATACATTATTCGATACCAAAG GACAATCCTTCAGAGAGGGATATTAACCAAGGCACCCTGGCTGTATTCAACCTTGATTCCTCTGTTTCAGATGACGAGCTTCGTCAGATTTTTGGCTTTTATGGAGAAATCAAAGAA ATCTTTGATATTCCACATAAGTGTCACCCAAAGTTCATAGAGTTTTATGATGTTCGAGCTGCAGAATCTGCTCTTCGTGCACTGAATAGGAGTGATATTGCTGGCAAACAGATCAAGGTTGAACCAAGCCATCCAGGGATTGCAAGATGGTG TGTGATGGAACAGTTTGAGCAGGAGCAAGATGGACGTAATGTTTGCCAAAGCCCTTGTAAAACTTTATCACCAGTATGCACAG CCCGATCACCTGTGAGTTCATATGTTGAAAATGTATTCCCTCACAGGAGTTCAGGTGTTCTGAACAATTTTTCCTCTCCGGTGAGAGTGGCATCCATTGGCAAACAATTTGGCATTTGTGATTCAAATCAGTCTCTAAATGAAATAAAGTTTTCCAACCAATGCATTCCCAGTTTCCATCCTCATTCCTTCCCGGAGTATCTTGATAGTTCAGTCAATGGTAGTCCATGCAAAATTTCAAGCCATATTGCTGATATGGCTGTCAGTCTAGGTCCCAAAGTGGCTGAAGGAATTGACAGTAGGAAAATTATCAAAGTGAGTTCCAACATTCGCACAATGGAACCCAATGCAGGAG TTTTTGGTTCCTTGGGAAATGGGAGTTATCCCCTTCATGGACATCATCACTTCACATGGAACAGCTGCAACTCGTATCAGCAACATCCTTCAAGTCCCATGATTTGGGGGGATTCACCTTCATTTGCCACTGGTGTTCCTGCTCATCACCTTCCACAAATGCCTGGATTTCCTAGAGGATCGCACCAGTTGCTGAACATGTCAACTGTGCATTGCCATGTTGGATCGGCACCAGCTGTAAATCCTTCTCTCTGGGATAGGCAGCATTCCTATCTGGGGGAATCTCCTGAAGCTTCTGGTTTTCATTTGGGTTCCCTTGGGAGTGTGGGATTTCCTTGCAGTTCTCAATTGGATCCAATACAAATTTCTTCTCGCAGTACCTTTTCTCATGCTGGCAGAAATTGCCCTGACATGTTGACAAATGCTGGTCATCACTCTCAGCAAATGTGCCACATTTTCCCTGAGCCGATCCCGATGATTTCAATGCCTACATCTTTTGAGTCACCTAGTGAACGTGCAAGAAGCCTTTCTCACCATAGAAATGAAGCAAATTATCTTGCTGATAAGAAACAATTTGAACTTGATATTGACTGCATATTGCGTGGGGAAGACGGCCGCACAACACTGATGATAAAGAACATTCCCAACAA GTATACTTCTAAGATGCTTTTGGTTGCAATAGATGAGCACTGTCGGGGAACCTATGATTTTATCTATTTGCCAATTGATTTCAAG AACAAATGCAATGTGGGCTATGCGTTCATCAATATGACTAATCCTCGGCAGATAATTTCATTCCATCAG GCATTCAATGGTAAAAAATGGGAAAAGTTTAATAGTGAAAAGGTGGCATCCCTTGCATATGCTAGGATTCAGGGAAAGGCTGCTCTTATTGCCCATTTTCAGAATTCAAGCTTGATGAATGAAGATAAACGTTGCCGACCTATTCTCTTTCGTACTGACGGTCCAAATGCTGGTGATCTAGTAGGATTATCATGA
- the LOC122281044 gene encoding protein MEI2-like 4 isoform X3 codes for MESWSNVCNQQLPSHSLDRKKTVISGTKHESSLFSSSLSEIFSRKLRILGNEVPSYQPASAVFSHHDEELFESIEELEAQTNGNFLPDEDDLFSGMIDELGCSTHANSGDDFEDFDLFSSGGGMELEGDDRMYMGQKNFDYIRGLSNGQVGSNSSILGEHPSRTLFVRNINSNVEESELKTFFEQHGDIRMLYTACRHRGFVMISYYDIRAAQNAKRELQNKPLKRRKLDIHYSIPKDNPSERDINQGTLAVFNLDSSVSDDELRQIFGFYGEIKEIFDIPHKCHPKFIEFYDVRAAESALRALNRSDIAGKQIKVEPSHPGIARWCVMEQFEQEQDGRNVCQSPCKTLSPVCTARSPVSSYVENVFPHRSSGVLNNFSSPVRVASIGKQFGICDSNQSLNEIKFSNQCIPSFHPHSFPEYLDSSVNGSPCKISSHIADMAVSLGPKVAEGIDSRKIIKVSSNIRTMEPNAGVFGSLGNGSYPLHGHHHFTWNSCNSYQQHPSSPMIWGDSPSFATGVPAHHLPQMPGFPRGSHQLLNMSTVHCHVGSAPAVNPSLWDRQHSYLGESPEASGFHLGSLGSVGFPCSSQLDPIQISSRSTFSHAGRNCPDMLTNAGHHSQQMCHIFPEPIPMISMPTSFESPSERARSLSHHRNEANYLADKKQFELDIDCILRGEDGRTTLMIKNIPNKYTSKMLLVAIDEHCRGTYDFIYLPIDFKNKCNVGYAFINMTNPRQIISFHQAFNGKKWEKFNSEKVASLAYARIQGKAALIAHFQNSSLMNEDKRCRPILFRTDGPNAGALPPGC; via the exons ATGGAATCGTGGTCAAATGTGTGCAATCAGCAGCTGCCTTCTCATAGTTTGGACAGGAAGAAGACTGTTATTAGTGGCACCAAACATGAAAGTAGTTTGTTTTCAAGCTCATTGTCtgaaatatttagtagaaagt TGCGAATTTTGGGGAATGAGGTTCCATCTTATCAGCCTGCTAGTGCTGTTTTTTCCCACCATGATGAAGAGCTATTTGAATCTATTGAAGAACTTGAGGCCCAAACTAACGGAAATTTCCTTCCTGATGAAGATGACCTGTTTTCTGGCATGATTGATGAGCTGGGATGTAGTACTCATGCCAATAGTGGAGATGACTTCGAAGATTTTGATTTGTTCAGCAGTGGGGGAGGTATGGAATTAGAAGGGGATGATCGCATGTATATGGggcaaaagaattttgattatatCAGAGGCCTTTCCAACGGTCAAGTGGGTTCTAATAGCTCAATTCTTGGTGAACACCCATCTAGAACACTATTTGTGAGAAATATAAATAGCAATGTTGAGGAATCTGAATTAAAGACATTTTTTGAG CAACATGGAGATATTCGAATGCTGTATACTGCCTGCAGGCATCGTGGGTTTGTTATGATTTCTTACTATGACATAAGGGCAGCTCAAAATGCAAAGAGAGAACTTCAAAATAAGCCATTGAAGCGTAGGAAACTTGACATACATTATTCGATACCAAAG GACAATCCTTCAGAGAGGGATATTAACCAAGGCACCCTGGCTGTATTCAACCTTGATTCCTCTGTTTCAGATGACGAGCTTCGTCAGATTTTTGGCTTTTATGGAGAAATCAAAGAA ATCTTTGATATTCCACATAAGTGTCACCCAAAGTTCATAGAGTTTTATGATGTTCGAGCTGCAGAATCTGCTCTTCGTGCACTGAATAGGAGTGATATTGCTGGCAAACAGATCAAGGTTGAACCAAGCCATCCAGGGATTGCAAGATGGTG TGTGATGGAACAGTTTGAGCAGGAGCAAGATGGACGTAATGTTTGCCAAAGCCCTTGTAAAACTTTATCACCAGTATGCACAG CCCGATCACCTGTGAGTTCATATGTTGAAAATGTATTCCCTCACAGGAGTTCAGGTGTTCTGAACAATTTTTCCTCTCCGGTGAGAGTGGCATCCATTGGCAAACAATTTGGCATTTGTGATTCAAATCAGTCTCTAAATGAAATAAAGTTTTCCAACCAATGCATTCCCAGTTTCCATCCTCATTCCTTCCCGGAGTATCTTGATAGTTCAGTCAATGGTAGTCCATGCAAAATTTCAAGCCATATTGCTGATATGGCTGTCAGTCTAGGTCCCAAAGTGGCTGAAGGAATTGACAGTAGGAAAATTATCAAAGTGAGTTCCAACATTCGCACAATGGAACCCAATGCAGGAG TTTTTGGTTCCTTGGGAAATGGGAGTTATCCCCTTCATGGACATCATCACTTCACATGGAACAGCTGCAACTCGTATCAGCAACATCCTTCAAGTCCCATGATTTGGGGGGATTCACCTTCATTTGCCACTGGTGTTCCTGCTCATCACCTTCCACAAATGCCTGGATTTCCTAGAGGATCGCACCAGTTGCTGAACATGTCAACTGTGCATTGCCATGTTGGATCGGCACCAGCTGTAAATCCTTCTCTCTGGGATAGGCAGCATTCCTATCTGGGGGAATCTCCTGAAGCTTCTGGTTTTCATTTGGGTTCCCTTGGGAGTGTGGGATTTCCTTGCAGTTCTCAATTGGATCCAATACAAATTTCTTCTCGCAGTACCTTTTCTCATGCTGGCAGAAATTGCCCTGACATGTTGACAAATGCTGGTCATCACTCTCAGCAAATGTGCCACATTTTCCCTGAGCCGATCCCGATGATTTCAATGCCTACATCTTTTGAGTCACCTAGTGAACGTGCAAGAAGCCTTTCTCACCATAGAAATGAAGCAAATTATCTTGCTGATAAGAAACAATTTGAACTTGATATTGACTGCATATTGCGTGGGGAAGACGGCCGCACAACACTGATGATAAAGAACATTCCCAACAA GTATACTTCTAAGATGCTTTTGGTTGCAATAGATGAGCACTGTCGGGGAACCTATGATTTTATCTATTTGCCAATTGATTTCAAG AACAAATGCAATGTGGGCTATGCGTTCATCAATATGACTAATCCTCGGCAGATAATTTCATTCCATCAG GCATTCAATGGTAAAAAATGGGAAAAGTTTAATAGTGAAAAGGTGGCATCCCTTGCATATGCTAGGATTCAGGGAAAGGCTGCTCTTATTGCCCATTTTCAGAATTCAAGCTTGATGAATGAAGATAAACGTTGCCGACCTATTCTCTTTCGTACTGACGGTCCAAATGCTG GAGCCCTTCCCCCTGGGTGCTAA
- the LOC122281044 gene encoding protein MEI2-like 4 isoform X2 encodes MESWSNVCNQQLPSHSLDRKKTVISGTKHESSLFSSSLSEIFSRKLRILGNEVPSYQPASAVFSHHDEELFESIEELEAQTNGNFLPDEDDLFSGMIDELGCSTHANSGDDFEDFDLFSSGGGMELEGDDRMYMGQKNFDYIRGLSNGQVGSNSSILGEHPSRTLFVRNINSNVEESELKTFFEQHGDIRMLYTACRHRGFVMISYYDIRAAQNAKRELQNKPLKRRKLDIHYSIPKDNPSERDINQGTLAVFNLDSSVSDDELRQIFGFYGEIKEIFDIPHKCHPKFIEFYDVRAAESALRALNRSDIAGKQIKVEPSHPGIARCVMEQFEQEQDGRNVCQSPCKTLSPVCTARSPVSSYVENVFPHRSSGVLNNFSSPVRVASIGKQFGICDSNQSLNEIKFSNQCIPSFHPHSFPEYLDSSVNGSPCKISSHIADMAVSLGPKVAEGIDSRKIIKVSSNIRTMEPNAGVFGSLGNGSYPLHGHHHFTWNSCNSYQQHPSSPMIWGDSPSFATGVPAHHLPQMPGFPRGSHQLLNMSTVHCHVGSAPAVNPSLWDRQHSYLGESPEASGFHLGSLGSVGFPCSSQLDPIQISSRSTFSHAGRNCPDMLTNAGHHSQQMCHIFPEPIPMISMPTSFESPSERARSLSHHRNEANYLADKKQFELDIDCILRGEDGRTTLMIKNIPNKYTSKMLLVAIDEHCRGTYDFIYLPIDFKNKCNVGYAFINMTNPRQIISFHQAFNGKKWEKFNSEKVASLAYARIQGKAALIAHFQNSSLMNEDKRCRPILFRTDGPNAGDLEPFPLGANIRSRPGRPRTNGNEENHNQGSPSTSANREEYSNGSDFSKDFD; translated from the exons ATGGAATCGTGGTCAAATGTGTGCAATCAGCAGCTGCCTTCTCATAGTTTGGACAGGAAGAAGACTGTTATTAGTGGCACCAAACATGAAAGTAGTTTGTTTTCAAGCTCATTGTCtgaaatatttagtagaaagt TGCGAATTTTGGGGAATGAGGTTCCATCTTATCAGCCTGCTAGTGCTGTTTTTTCCCACCATGATGAAGAGCTATTTGAATCTATTGAAGAACTTGAGGCCCAAACTAACGGAAATTTCCTTCCTGATGAAGATGACCTGTTTTCTGGCATGATTGATGAGCTGGGATGTAGTACTCATGCCAATAGTGGAGATGACTTCGAAGATTTTGATTTGTTCAGCAGTGGGGGAGGTATGGAATTAGAAGGGGATGATCGCATGTATATGGggcaaaagaattttgattatatCAGAGGCCTTTCCAACGGTCAAGTGGGTTCTAATAGCTCAATTCTTGGTGAACACCCATCTAGAACACTATTTGTGAGAAATATAAATAGCAATGTTGAGGAATCTGAATTAAAGACATTTTTTGAG CAACATGGAGATATTCGAATGCTGTATACTGCCTGCAGGCATCGTGGGTTTGTTATGATTTCTTACTATGACATAAGGGCAGCTCAAAATGCAAAGAGAGAACTTCAAAATAAGCCATTGAAGCGTAGGAAACTTGACATACATTATTCGATACCAAAG GACAATCCTTCAGAGAGGGATATTAACCAAGGCACCCTGGCTGTATTCAACCTTGATTCCTCTGTTTCAGATGACGAGCTTCGTCAGATTTTTGGCTTTTATGGAGAAATCAAAGAA ATCTTTGATATTCCACATAAGTGTCACCCAAAGTTCATAGAGTTTTATGATGTTCGAGCTGCAGAATCTGCTCTTCGTGCACTGAATAGGAGTGATATTGCTGGCAAACAGATCAAGGTTGAACCAAGCCATCCAGGGATTGCAAGATG TGTGATGGAACAGTTTGAGCAGGAGCAAGATGGACGTAATGTTTGCCAAAGCCCTTGTAAAACTTTATCACCAGTATGCACAG CCCGATCACCTGTGAGTTCATATGTTGAAAATGTATTCCCTCACAGGAGTTCAGGTGTTCTGAACAATTTTTCCTCTCCGGTGAGAGTGGCATCCATTGGCAAACAATTTGGCATTTGTGATTCAAATCAGTCTCTAAATGAAATAAAGTTTTCCAACCAATGCATTCCCAGTTTCCATCCTCATTCCTTCCCGGAGTATCTTGATAGTTCAGTCAATGGTAGTCCATGCAAAATTTCAAGCCATATTGCTGATATGGCTGTCAGTCTAGGTCCCAAAGTGGCTGAAGGAATTGACAGTAGGAAAATTATCAAAGTGAGTTCCAACATTCGCACAATGGAACCCAATGCAGGAG TTTTTGGTTCCTTGGGAAATGGGAGTTATCCCCTTCATGGACATCATCACTTCACATGGAACAGCTGCAACTCGTATCAGCAACATCCTTCAAGTCCCATGATTTGGGGGGATTCACCTTCATTTGCCACTGGTGTTCCTGCTCATCACCTTCCACAAATGCCTGGATTTCCTAGAGGATCGCACCAGTTGCTGAACATGTCAACTGTGCATTGCCATGTTGGATCGGCACCAGCTGTAAATCCTTCTCTCTGGGATAGGCAGCATTCCTATCTGGGGGAATCTCCTGAAGCTTCTGGTTTTCATTTGGGTTCCCTTGGGAGTGTGGGATTTCCTTGCAGTTCTCAATTGGATCCAATACAAATTTCTTCTCGCAGTACCTTTTCTCATGCTGGCAGAAATTGCCCTGACATGTTGACAAATGCTGGTCATCACTCTCAGCAAATGTGCCACATTTTCCCTGAGCCGATCCCGATGATTTCAATGCCTACATCTTTTGAGTCACCTAGTGAACGTGCAAGAAGCCTTTCTCACCATAGAAATGAAGCAAATTATCTTGCTGATAAGAAACAATTTGAACTTGATATTGACTGCATATTGCGTGGGGAAGACGGCCGCACAACACTGATGATAAAGAACATTCCCAACAA GTATACTTCTAAGATGCTTTTGGTTGCAATAGATGAGCACTGTCGGGGAACCTATGATTTTATCTATTTGCCAATTGATTTCAAG AACAAATGCAATGTGGGCTATGCGTTCATCAATATGACTAATCCTCGGCAGATAATTTCATTCCATCAG GCATTCAATGGTAAAAAATGGGAAAAGTTTAATAGTGAAAAGGTGGCATCCCTTGCATATGCTAGGATTCAGGGAAAGGCTGCTCTTATTGCCCATTTTCAGAATTCAAGCTTGATGAATGAAGATAAACGTTGCCGACCTATTCTCTTTCGTACTGACGGTCCAAATGCTGGTGATCTA GAGCCCTTCCCCCTGGGTGCTAATATTCGTTCAAGACCAGGCAGACCCCGAACTAATGGAAATGAGGAAAACCACAACCAAGGGAGCCCTTCTACTTCTGCAAATAGAGAGGAATATTCCAATGGATCGGATTTTTCGAAGGACTTCGATTGA
- the LOC122281044 gene encoding protein MEI2-like 4 isoform X1 yields MESWSNVCNQQLPSHSLDRKKTVISGTKHESSLFSSSLSEIFSRKLRILGNEVPSYQPASAVFSHHDEELFESIEELEAQTNGNFLPDEDDLFSGMIDELGCSTHANSGDDFEDFDLFSSGGGMELEGDDRMYMGQKNFDYIRGLSNGQVGSNSSILGEHPSRTLFVRNINSNVEESELKTFFEQHGDIRMLYTACRHRGFVMISYYDIRAAQNAKRELQNKPLKRRKLDIHYSIPKDNPSERDINQGTLAVFNLDSSVSDDELRQIFGFYGEIKEIFDIPHKCHPKFIEFYDVRAAESALRALNRSDIAGKQIKVEPSHPGIARWCVMEQFEQEQDGRNVCQSPCKTLSPVCTARSPVSSYVENVFPHRSSGVLNNFSSPVRVASIGKQFGICDSNQSLNEIKFSNQCIPSFHPHSFPEYLDSSVNGSPCKISSHIADMAVSLGPKVAEGIDSRKIIKVSSNIRTMEPNAGVFGSLGNGSYPLHGHHHFTWNSCNSYQQHPSSPMIWGDSPSFATGVPAHHLPQMPGFPRGSHQLLNMSTVHCHVGSAPAVNPSLWDRQHSYLGESPEASGFHLGSLGSVGFPCSSQLDPIQISSRSTFSHAGRNCPDMLTNAGHHSQQMCHIFPEPIPMISMPTSFESPSERARSLSHHRNEANYLADKKQFELDIDCILRGEDGRTTLMIKNIPNKYTSKMLLVAIDEHCRGTYDFIYLPIDFKNKCNVGYAFINMTNPRQIISFHQAFNGKKWEKFNSEKVASLAYARIQGKAALIAHFQNSSLMNEDKRCRPILFRTDGPNAGDLEPFPLGANIRSRPGRPRTNGNEENHNQGSPSTSANREEYSNGSDFSKDFD; encoded by the exons ATGGAATCGTGGTCAAATGTGTGCAATCAGCAGCTGCCTTCTCATAGTTTGGACAGGAAGAAGACTGTTATTAGTGGCACCAAACATGAAAGTAGTTTGTTTTCAAGCTCATTGTCtgaaatatttagtagaaagt TGCGAATTTTGGGGAATGAGGTTCCATCTTATCAGCCTGCTAGTGCTGTTTTTTCCCACCATGATGAAGAGCTATTTGAATCTATTGAAGAACTTGAGGCCCAAACTAACGGAAATTTCCTTCCTGATGAAGATGACCTGTTTTCTGGCATGATTGATGAGCTGGGATGTAGTACTCATGCCAATAGTGGAGATGACTTCGAAGATTTTGATTTGTTCAGCAGTGGGGGAGGTATGGAATTAGAAGGGGATGATCGCATGTATATGGggcaaaagaattttgattatatCAGAGGCCTTTCCAACGGTCAAGTGGGTTCTAATAGCTCAATTCTTGGTGAACACCCATCTAGAACACTATTTGTGAGAAATATAAATAGCAATGTTGAGGAATCTGAATTAAAGACATTTTTTGAG CAACATGGAGATATTCGAATGCTGTATACTGCCTGCAGGCATCGTGGGTTTGTTATGATTTCTTACTATGACATAAGGGCAGCTCAAAATGCAAAGAGAGAACTTCAAAATAAGCCATTGAAGCGTAGGAAACTTGACATACATTATTCGATACCAAAG GACAATCCTTCAGAGAGGGATATTAACCAAGGCACCCTGGCTGTATTCAACCTTGATTCCTCTGTTTCAGATGACGAGCTTCGTCAGATTTTTGGCTTTTATGGAGAAATCAAAGAA ATCTTTGATATTCCACATAAGTGTCACCCAAAGTTCATAGAGTTTTATGATGTTCGAGCTGCAGAATCTGCTCTTCGTGCACTGAATAGGAGTGATATTGCTGGCAAACAGATCAAGGTTGAACCAAGCCATCCAGGGATTGCAAGATGGTG TGTGATGGAACAGTTTGAGCAGGAGCAAGATGGACGTAATGTTTGCCAAAGCCCTTGTAAAACTTTATCACCAGTATGCACAG CCCGATCACCTGTGAGTTCATATGTTGAAAATGTATTCCCTCACAGGAGTTCAGGTGTTCTGAACAATTTTTCCTCTCCGGTGAGAGTGGCATCCATTGGCAAACAATTTGGCATTTGTGATTCAAATCAGTCTCTAAATGAAATAAAGTTTTCCAACCAATGCATTCCCAGTTTCCATCCTCATTCCTTCCCGGAGTATCTTGATAGTTCAGTCAATGGTAGTCCATGCAAAATTTCAAGCCATATTGCTGATATGGCTGTCAGTCTAGGTCCCAAAGTGGCTGAAGGAATTGACAGTAGGAAAATTATCAAAGTGAGTTCCAACATTCGCACAATGGAACCCAATGCAGGAG TTTTTGGTTCCTTGGGAAATGGGAGTTATCCCCTTCATGGACATCATCACTTCACATGGAACAGCTGCAACTCGTATCAGCAACATCCTTCAAGTCCCATGATTTGGGGGGATTCACCTTCATTTGCCACTGGTGTTCCTGCTCATCACCTTCCACAAATGCCTGGATTTCCTAGAGGATCGCACCAGTTGCTGAACATGTCAACTGTGCATTGCCATGTTGGATCGGCACCAGCTGTAAATCCTTCTCTCTGGGATAGGCAGCATTCCTATCTGGGGGAATCTCCTGAAGCTTCTGGTTTTCATTTGGGTTCCCTTGGGAGTGTGGGATTTCCTTGCAGTTCTCAATTGGATCCAATACAAATTTCTTCTCGCAGTACCTTTTCTCATGCTGGCAGAAATTGCCCTGACATGTTGACAAATGCTGGTCATCACTCTCAGCAAATGTGCCACATTTTCCCTGAGCCGATCCCGATGATTTCAATGCCTACATCTTTTGAGTCACCTAGTGAACGTGCAAGAAGCCTTTCTCACCATAGAAATGAAGCAAATTATCTTGCTGATAAGAAACAATTTGAACTTGATATTGACTGCATATTGCGTGGGGAAGACGGCCGCACAACACTGATGATAAAGAACATTCCCAACAA GTATACTTCTAAGATGCTTTTGGTTGCAATAGATGAGCACTGTCGGGGAACCTATGATTTTATCTATTTGCCAATTGATTTCAAG AACAAATGCAATGTGGGCTATGCGTTCATCAATATGACTAATCCTCGGCAGATAATTTCATTCCATCAG GCATTCAATGGTAAAAAATGGGAAAAGTTTAATAGTGAAAAGGTGGCATCCCTTGCATATGCTAGGATTCAGGGAAAGGCTGCTCTTATTGCCCATTTTCAGAATTCAAGCTTGATGAATGAAGATAAACGTTGCCGACCTATTCTCTTTCGTACTGACGGTCCAAATGCTGGTGATCTA GAGCCCTTCCCCCTGGGTGCTAATATTCGTTCAAGACCAGGCAGACCCCGAACTAATGGAAATGAGGAAAACCACAACCAAGGGAGCCCTTCTACTTCTGCAAATAGAGAGGAATATTCCAATGGATCGGATTTTTCGAAGGACTTCGATTGA